Below is a window of Sulfitobacter sp. SK012 DNA.
TGTTTGAAATCATCCAGATATTGAGGGCAGCGCCAAGCCCCCGAACCGCAGCACAGATCGCTGAGGCATTGGAGGTAACAAAACGCACCATCTACCGCGACATCGCGAGCCTTCAGGCGATGCGTGTGCCAATCGAGGGCGAGGCAGGCGTGGGGTATATCATGCGGCCCGGATACGATCTGCCGCCAGTGAACTTCGATTTGGAAGAAGCGGAAGCCTTAACGGTCGGTTTGAGTATGATCGCTAGAACCGGCGACAAAGGATTACAGCAATCAGCAGAACGCGCCGCGCGAAAGCTGGCCGAGGCAATGGCGTTCAGTGCGTCAGTTTATACATCAAGCTGGCCCCAAAATGTGCCCAAGGGCATCGACATGTCGCAGGTCCGCGAAGCGATCAGGTCAGAGCGAAAACTTTCGCTCAATTACTCCGATGCCACCGGACAGCAGACGCGCCGCACCGTCCTGCCTGTCGCCGTCATATATTATTACGATTCCATAGTGCTGGCTGCTTGGTGCGAAATGCGCCGCGATTTCCGGCACTTTCGGCCAGATCGCATCACTGAATTACAAATTTTGGAGGAACAGTTTTTGGGTCGCGGCATGGCATTGCGTCAGGCATGGGCCCTTGAGCACGCCGCAGATCTGTCGGGTTAGGTGGGGAATGGCCCCCACCCGACCGTTCATTTATTCGCGCACGAGCTTTTCGTAACGCGTGGCCACATCACGGGTCAGGCTGCCAACCTCAAAGTTATAGTCACCGATTTGACCAACCGGTGTAACCTCGGCCGCTGTACCCGTCAGCCAGCATTGCTCAAAGCCTTCAAGCTCTTCAGGCATGATGTGCCGTTCATGCACGGTGATTTGCTGATCACGCAACATACCAACGACAGTCTGACGGGTGATGCCGTTCAAAAAGCAATCGGGCTCAGGTGTGTGGACTTCACCATCCTTAACGAAAAAGATATTCGCGCCCGTCGCTTCGGCCACATAGCCGCGATAGTCGAACATCATCGCGTCTGAGCACCCCTTCGCCTCGGCTGCATGTTTGGACATTGTGCAAATCATATAAAGACCGGCGGCCTTTGCATGGCAGGGAATCGTTTCGGGCGAAGGCCGCTTCCATTTGGAAATGTCGAGCTTGGCGCCCTTCATCTTGGCATCGCCATAATACGCGCCCCACTCCCATGCCGCGATCGCCACGCGTACAGGATTGCGCGAAGACGCAACGCCCATATCTTCGCCAGCGCCTCGCCAAGCAATCGCACGCACATACGCATCCTGAAGGCCCGACGCCGCAAGCACCTCGACCTTGGCGGCTTCAAGCTCATCCACCGTATAAGGGATCTCAAAATCGACCATCTGAGCGGAACGTTTCAAACGCTCGGAATGTTCGCGCGATTTGAAAATCTTGCCGTTATAGGCGCGCTCGCCCTCAAAAACAGAGGACGCGTAATGCATCGCGTGGGTCAGGATATGGATGTTCGCCTCACGCCAATCAACCATCTTGCCATCCATCCAGATGTGACCGTCCCGGTCGTTATAAGCGCCAGCCATGATAGTTCCTTTCCCGATCCAAAGATCTCTTTACGAAAATTGCGCAAATATAGTGATTTAGAGACATATAATTGCGTCAAACCTTAGATTCGATAGCCTTTCGGGGTTGGAGTGTCAACAACGCTGACATAAACTGCGCCAAGCAGTTAGGTAGGACGCACATAATGGACAGGCGAGCATCGGTGACTTTGGGTGGTGAAGCGCTTTTGTTCTTAACGGACGAACAGCTCCGGCAAGGCGCTGAGGCGATGTTCTTTGCCTATCGAGGTTTTACGGCCGATCCTGATCGCATTTTGGATGAACTGGCATATGGGCGCGCCCATCACAGGGCCATTTACTTCATCAACCGCGCGCCCGGAACCACAGTAAACAATCTCCTGAATATCCTTGGGGTTACCAAACAGTCGCTAAACCGTGTCTTGCGCACCCTGATTGCTGATGGTCTCGTAGAGAGCACGGTCGGCCGTGCCGACAAACGCGAAAGGCATCTTCATTTAACAAGTACAGGACGCACATTGGAGCAGACATTATCGGACGCTCAGCGCGCACGGATGCGCGCCGCGTACAGAGATGCTGGCCCAGAGGCAGTTACAGGGTTTCGCACAGTGCTCGAGGCAATGATGGATCCAGAGATGCGCGCCAGCTACACCCGATTGAAGGAGCACGGCGTATGACCGCAATGGACGCACATCTGATGATCGTCGATGACGATGAGCGTATCCGTACGCTTTTGCAAAAATTCCTAATGCGAAACGGCTTTCTGGTGACTGCCGCTCGTGATGCCGCGCATGCCCGGCGCATCCTTGCTGGCCTCGATTTTGATTTGATCGTTCTGGATGTCATGATGCCCGGCGAAGACGGCATGTCACTGTGCAAGTCCTTGCGTGAAACCATGCAAACCCCGATCCTACTGCTGACAGCCAAAGGTGAAACCAACGACAGGATTGAAGGGTTGGAGGCGGGTGCCGACGATTACCTCGCCAAGCCGTTTGAACCCAAAGAGCTGTTGCTTAGGATCAATGCGATTCTTCGGCGTATCCCTGAAACACCAGCGGAAGACAGCGCGCCAAAGGTGCTGACGCTCGGCACCATTCGCTATGATATGGAACGCGGTGAGATGTGGCAGGGCGAAGAACTCGTTCGCCTCACAGCCACAGAAATGCAGCTCATGAAAATTTTCTCGGCCAAACCGGGTGAGCCACTAAGCCGCTCGCATCTGGTTGAAGAGTTAGGCCGGGACCGCGGCCAGGCCCAAGAACGTGCCGTTGACGTACAAATCACACGGCTACGGCGCAAGATTGAGGCAAACCCGAAACAACCACGCTACCTGCAAACGGTGCGCGGCGCTGGCTATATGCTCGCACATGATTGAGCGCTGACGACCAAGGCTCCGCCCGCCTAGAACCTGTAGAATTTTTTGGCCGATGCAGGATAAGGCGGTCTGGCCTTGGCTCATAGTGAGCCTTATGATGAGCCAACAGTAAAAAGAGAGACCGCAATGAGCGACACCCCCGTTGAAGAAATGAACTTTGAAACCGCCATGGCCGAACTGGAAAAGGTTTTGGGCCAATTGGAACGGGGCGACGTGGCATTGGACGAGAGCATTTCGCTCTATGAACGCGGGGCGGCCTTGAAAGCGCGCTGCGAGGCCAAGCTGAAAGAAGCCGAAGAAAAGGTTGCTGCCATCACGTTGGATGGCGACGGCAACCCGACGGGATCTACGCCTGTCGAAGGGCTCTGAAGTCCGGTCATGAGCTTTTCGGAACGCAAACCTTTCCCGAGCGCTTTGGCGACTGCGGGCACCATGGCTTCTGTGCAGATCGATGCGGCGTTGGACGGCACATCCGGGCCGATTGCAGCGGCGATGATGTATGCGTCCCAAGGCGGAAAAGGATTGCGGGCATTTCTCGTGCTCGAGACTGCAAGGCTTCACCATATTGCACCATTGGCAGCAGCACCTGCTGCAGGGGCTATTGAGGCCATACAAGCTTATTCCCTAGTTCATGATGATTTGCCCTGTATGGATGACGATGACCTGCGGCGCGGCCGCCCGACCGTCCACCGCAAATGGGATGAAGCAACGGCCGTTCTTGCAGGCGATGCGTTGCAAACCTTGGCCTTTGAGCTGGTGGCACAAACCGATTGCCCTGATGCCGGACGCCTTGATCTTATGACGAGCCTTGCAAGAGCTGCCGGCATTCGAGGCATGGTAGGTGGTCAGGCGTTAGATATCGCAGCAGAAACAGCCGATGCGCCTTTGTCCCTAGACGAAATCATAACGTTGCAGGACGGTAAGACTGGCGCGCTGATCCAGTGGTCCGCAATGGCGGGGCCACGGATGGCGCAGGCCGACACCGGGGCGTTGGAAACCTATGCCCGTAATCTTGGGTTGGCCTTTCAAATTGCTGATGACATCCTAGATGTTGAAGGAGACGTGGCCACTTTGGGCAAAGCCGTTGGTAAGGATGCGAATGCCGGCAAAGCAACATTCGTGTCACTTCTTGGCCTTGATGGTGCCAAGCAGCGCGCGCAAGGCCTTGTGGATGCCGCTTGTGACGCATTGACTGTTTACGGGGATGAGGCAGAAACCTTGCGAGAGGCCGCGCGCTTCGTTATTTCCCGCAAGAGCTAAGGGAACGTTATGACCGATACGCCGAACACACCACTGCTGGACCGGGTCACACGCCCCGCCGACCTCAAGCAATTCAATGATGCGGAGCTCACGCAAATCGCAAGCGAAGTGCGCGCCGAAACCGTATCTGCTGTGTCGGTCACCGGCGGCCATTTGGGCGCAGGTCTGGGTGTTGTTGAACTAACGGTAGCGTTGCATGCGGTGTTCGACACGCCGCGCGACAAGATCATCTGGGACGTGGGCCACCAATGCTACCCACATAAAATTCTGACAGAGCGGCGCGATCGCATCCGCACCCTGCGCCAAAAAGACGGGCTGAGCGGTTTCACCAAACGCAGTGAATCGCCCTATGACCCATTTGGCGCAGCGCATAGCTCCACCTCAATCAGCGCTGCGCTGGGTTTTGCAGTGGCGCGGGATTTAGGCGGCGTGGTACCCGAGGGGCTCGGCGACGCAATTGCAGTCATTGGTGATGGGTCGATGTCTGCCGGTATGGCCTACGAAGCGATGAATAATGCGGGCCACCTGAAAAAGCGCCTGATCGTGATCCTGAATGACAATGAGATGTCGATCGCGCCACCCGTCGGCGCGATGTCCGCATATCTGAGCCGGCTTTATGCAGAAGAACCTTTTCAGGAATTCAAAGCAGTTGCGAAAGGTGCGGTTAACTTGTTGCCCTATCCTTTCCGCGAGGGGGCAAAGCGCGCCAAAGATATGCTCAAGGGAATGACCGTAGGTGGCACCTTGTTTGAGCAACTTGGATTTTCCTACCTCGGACCAATTGACGGGCATGACATGGATCAGTTGTTGCCAGTTTTGCGCACCGTTAAGGCCCGCGCAACTGGCCCAATCTTGATCCACGTGATGACTAAAAAGGGCAAAGGTTACGGCCCTGCCGAACAAGCGCGCGACAAGGGCCACGGCGTGTCCAAGTTCAACGTTGTCACCGGAGAGCAGAAAAAAGCCCCCAGCAACGCACCAAGTTATACCCGCGTTTTTGCTGACAGCCTTCTGCAAGAAGCCGCCGATGACGATAAGATTTGCGCAATCACAGCTGCGATGCCTGATGGCACAGGCTTGAACCTTTTTGCCGAACGCTACCCAAGTCGTTGCTTTGATGTTGGCATTGCCGAACAGCACGGCGTCACGTTTTCTGCGGCCCTCGCTGCCGGGGGGATGAAACCCTTTTGCGCGCTGTATTCCACGTTCCTTCAGCGCGGCTATGATCAGGTCGTCCATGATGTTGCGATCCAGCGCCTGCCGGTTCGGTTTGCCATTGATCGGGCGGGCCTCGTTGGGGCCGATGGTGCCACCCATGCAGGCGCTTTTGACATTGCCTATCTGACAAATCTTCCTGGTTTTGTCGTGATGGCCGCCGCCGATGAGGCAGAGCTTAAACATATGGTCGCCACGGCTGCAGCCTATAGCGATGGACCCATCGCATTTCGCTTTCCGCGTGGTGAGGGCAACGGGGTTGAGATGCCCGAGCGGGGGCAAGCGCTCGAAATCGGCAAAGGCCGGATCATCACCAAAGGTGCGCGCGTCGCACTCCTGTCATTCGGGACCCGTCTGGCGGAAGTAGAAAAAGCAGCCGAAGCACTGGCTGCTAAAGGTATCATGCCCACGATCGCCGATGCGCGTTTTGCCAAGCCTCTGGACCGTAACTTGATCCTTGATCTTGCTGCCAGTCACGAGGCACTCATTACGATCGAAGAAGGTGCGGTTGGCGGCTTTGGCAGTCATGTCGCTCAGCTGTTGGCAGATGAAGGCGTGTTCGATAAAGGGCTAAAATACCGGTCCATGGTGTTCCCCGATACGTTTATTGATCATGCAAATCCTACGGATATGTATGCCGCTGCAGGCATGAATGCTGACCAGATCGAAACAAAAGTTTTGGACGTCTTAGGCATTGGCCGCATCAATGTGCAGAGCGCCTAATTAGTCCTGTCGCTGCTTTGCAAGTACAGCCAGATGCGCTTCAATCGCGGTCAGTCGGGCAGTCATATCTTCTCGGTATGCATCCGTTGAGGCATTCGATTCCTCATGATGCGCATCCTGCATCGAGTTCACAATTAGACCCACCAACAGGTTCACCACAGCAAATGTCGTGACCATGATAAACGGAATGAAAAAGAGCCAAGCGTGGGGGAAAACCTCCATCACGGGTCTGACGATCCCCATCGACCAACTTTCCAACGTCATGATTTGAAACAGCGAATATCCCGAGTTGCCCAGTGTTCCGAACCACTCGGGAAAGGTATCCGAAAAAAGTTTGGTGGCGATGACGGCACCGATATAAAAGATCAACGCCATCAGCAAAAACACTGACCCCATGCCGGGCAGCGCCGTGATGAACCCTTCAACCACCCTGCGCAGACGTGGCGCAGCCGAGACCACGCGCAGCACCCGCAGAATACGCAAAGCGCGCAATGCTGAGAAACCTTGGGCCACAGGAACGAGTGAAATGCCAATGATAACGAAATCAAAGACGTTCCATCCGTCCTTGAAAAACCGCCCGCGGTAGGCATAGATTTTCGCCAAAAGTTCGATCACGAATATGGCTAGGCAAAGCCCATCCAGAAGCAGGATCAATCTGCCCATTTGGGCCATGACAACTTTCGACGTTTCCAGGCCCAGAATGATCGAGTTAAAGATGATGATCCCAAGAATGAAGTTCCGAACTCGGTCAGAGGCCAGATGTTTCGTCAGCTTTTCTTGCAGGGTCATTGCTCACCTTTGGTATCAGACTTGTTGCTATATGGCGGTCCGTTCTGGACGCGACAAGATGCGATTGCCTTGTGCGATCATCTAGTCGTCTAAGGCTTGGTCCGCCGCCAGCATAGCCGCCAATCCAGAACGGTAGTCTGGATATTTCGGTACCCAGCCCAATGCCACTTTTGCGTGGTCATTCCTTACACGTTTGCTTTCCGCATAAAAGCTCCGCGCCATCGGTGTCATCTCTGCGTCTTCGAAATTGACGGCTGGTGGGATCGGCAAACCCAAAAGCTCTGCTGCATGGCGAATGACATCCTGCGGTGGTGCTGGATCATCATCACAGAGGTTATAGATCGAAACTGGGTCTGGTGCCGCGATCGACAACTCAAGAGCTTGGGCTATGTCTTCAACGTGGATACGGCTGAACACTTGCCCCTCCTTAATGATCCGCCGCGCAGTGCCTTTGCGCACCTTAGCAAACGGGCCGCGCCCCGGCCCATAAATACCGGCAAGCCGAAAGATGTGCAGCGGCAAATTGGGAATTGCAGCCCAAGCGGCTTCCGCTTCAATGCGGGCTTGCCCACGCTTGGTTGAAGGATTGAGTGGCGTGGTTTCATCAACCCACCCACCTTGGTGATCACCATAGACACCCGTTGTCGAGAGATACCCAAGCCACCGCATCATTGGAGCGGCCTCCGCAAGAGCGGCGTGCATCTGGGCAAGGACTGGATCGCCGTCCTGCGCAGGCCCGGCGGACACCAGAATATTGGGAAATTCAGCGATCAGCGGCGCGATGTCGCTGCCCGGCCAAAGCAATGGCTCAACGCCGGTCTTTGCGATGCCGGCAAGCTTTTCTGTGCTGCGGGTCGTTCCGACAATGCACCAACCTTGTGGCACCAGTCGCGCTGCCAACGCCCGGCCAGAAAATCCGTGGCCCAGAGAGAGGAGTGTTTTTTCCATGTCGCGATATTGCCTTTGGATCAAGCCCTCAGCAAGAGTGAACCGCCCGACAGTACTCAAACGAAAAACGGCCTCTCCGAATAGGAGAGGCCGTCAATCAAATAGGTTTTCGTACAGAGATTAGTCTGCTGAACCTGTAGTTGTCGAAGATGAATCATCATCATCAGATGCGATCACTGCGACTGCGCCAAGAAGCAAAGCGCCACCGAGGATTGCAGGTACGCCAATACCAGAACCAGTTTCGGGTACAAATACGCCTTCTGGTGCTGTGTCGACAATTGGATCGGCCAAGCTACCGGCGAAAGAAGAAGTTGCCATGGCTGCGATAATTGCAGAGGCGGAGATAATTTTCATCATTTTGTCATTTCCTGTTTTAAGACAATCGGTTGGCACGAATGCCCATTAGTCTGGAAATATTATTAACGTATTAATTCTGCTAAAACAACGCTTCAGATAACCTTCACGTGAAATGACCCGCAAGAATTCGCCCAGTGTGGCAGATTTGCCTAGTTTTTCAGTAAGATCAGTTCGAAGTAACCGGATGCCGGGCCAGCCCATTGCCGTGATTTCTTGACCAACCCACTGCTGTTCTGCACCCAGTATTGGTTGATGATGTTAGTGTCGCCTGTAGGTCCGCCCGTACAAGTTTCCCTTAAATGGGAGGTCGTAAATGATTGGTTTACAATGATTATCTCTTCAGTTCCCAGATTGTCGATTTGACAGTTCAAAACGATTTCAGTCGTAGAATTATCGCCATTGGACACAACATAGCTGCGTTGGCCGGCCCCCGAACCTCTGCGTGCAATTGCGTTGACCGTCGCACCAGCATTTGACGAAATAATATCCGTTCCAACACCCCGAGTGCCCACCAATACGCCCCCGCGAAGAAAAACTTGAGCCCGATCAGACGAACTCCAAATTTCTACTACGCCGGGTACCGAATCACGACGCTGCGCAACACGGCGTAGAAAATCAGACCCGCCAGCTTTCTCAGGATTGACCTGCAAGGCGGCGATCTTAGTCTCAGCCAGCATTTTGGGCGTCACAGTTACAACCGGCCTTAGTTCGGCATTCCGATCCCCAACCGCTTCTTTCAAAGAGCCCGCGAACACATCACGAAGAGGCGTCTCTTTTTGATTCTCGGAACTACATCCGGCGAGAATCACGATGGCGGCAAATCCCACAAGCAGGGAGCGCATTTTCTGTGTCATTCCCAAACTCCAGACCAGGTATTCTCCAGTGCTTGGCTGTGTCCCTGGCGCACTTGATTGTACAGACGCCCAGGAACTTTCAGCCTCGCGCCACCATCACGCGTTACGGGTTGTATTGTTGTCGACAACTTTTGCTTTTCCGACTTACCAAGGAACCAGCTCACTGGGACAGTGAATGTAATGCCCTTGTCAAAGGAACCTTCACCAAAGTCTTCAGACGAAACATCTGTGAGGGTAAAGTACCCACCAACTTTCCAGCCGTTTGCAAACTCACGGGCCAACGTAACAGTGGCACCAACGTCTCCTGCTAAATAGCGACCAACATCTAGTTGTCCTGTGTAGCCCGAGCCGAATTCGTAATACGCCGAGGCATGGCCTGTCGCGACGGAGTAATCTTGGAAGCCGAGGCGCTGGTCAAAATCACGCTGCATCGCGTAGTTCGCCTCAACCCCAATTGCCAGGCGGCTGGCAGCCGGTTTCCAAAGCACTTCGCTCGACACACCGCCGAACATGCTTTCCAAATACCCACCCGTAACCCGCGCGTAGATTTCTGGTGTTAGTTTCCATTGGCGCGCAACGTAAAGCTGGTTAATTGTTGTATCACCACCTTGAGCGTAAAGCACCGCGTCCGAACGGACGTGCGGCAATACTGAATCACTGGTTCTGCCATCCGAAATGTTTCCGACCAGGCGGTGGCGTAATTCACCTGCGACGATCCAACCAGGCGCGGGGCTATAGCTAAGATTGAATCGAATGCCTGCATCCGCCCGAATGGGTTCATCAGGATCAAAATAGCTTTGAGCTAGATACGGCCCGATCGACCAGGCGAAATCAGGATAAAGATCTTCGTTTTCCACACCGCCTGCGAGGCTCGGGGCCACATCATCAACGCTCGAGACGGCCAGCAATGCATCGCTTGCGTTTGGTGCCACCTCAAGCCGCTCCAGATCGGAACGGCGGAACACAACAACAGACTGCGCCAGACCGTCTTCGATGGGCACGATCCGGAATGTATCAACAGAAGCCGGCAAGACCCGCGCCATCGCCCGCGCCACGCGACCAAC
It encodes the following:
- a CDS encoding helix-turn-helix transcriptional regulator produces the protein MRSSRMFEIIQILRAAPSPRTAAQIAEALEVTKRTIYRDIASLQAMRVPIEGEAGVGYIMRPGYDLPPVNFDLEEAEALTVGLSMIARTGDKGLQQSAERAARKLAEAMAFSASVYTSSWPQNVPKGIDMSQVREAIRSERKLSLNYSDATGQQTRRTVLPVAVIYYYDSIVLAAWCEMRRDFRHFRPDRITELQILEEQFLGRGMALRQAWALEHAADLSG
- a CDS encoding branched-chain amino acid aminotransferase, producing MAGAYNDRDGHIWMDGKMVDWREANIHILTHAMHYASSVFEGERAYNGKIFKSREHSERLKRSAQMVDFEIPYTVDELEAAKVEVLAASGLQDAYVRAIAWRGAGEDMGVASSRNPVRVAIAAWEWGAYYGDAKMKGAKLDISKWKRPSPETIPCHAKAAGLYMICTMSKHAAEAKGCSDAMMFDYRGYVAEATGANIFFVKDGEVHTPEPDCFLNGITRQTVVGMLRDQQITVHERHIMPEELEGFEQCWLTGTAAEVTPVGQIGDYNFEVGSLTRDVATRYEKLVRE
- a CDS encoding MarR family winged helix-turn-helix transcriptional regulator, translating into MDRRASVTLGGEALLFLTDEQLRQGAEAMFFAYRGFTADPDRILDELAYGRAHHRAIYFINRAPGTTVNNLLNILGVTKQSLNRVLRTLIADGLVESTVGRADKRERHLHLTSTGRTLEQTLSDAQRARMRAAYRDAGPEAVTGFRTVLEAMMDPEMRASYTRLKEHGV
- a CDS encoding response regulator; amino-acid sequence: MTAMDAHLMIVDDDERIRTLLQKFLMRNGFLVTAARDAAHARRILAGLDFDLIVLDVMMPGEDGMSLCKSLRETMQTPILLLTAKGETNDRIEGLEAGADDYLAKPFEPKELLLRINAILRRIPETPAEDSAPKVLTLGTIRYDMERGEMWQGEELVRLTATEMQLMKIFSAKPGEPLSRSHLVEELGRDRGQAQERAVDVQITRLRRKIEANPKQPRYLQTVRGAGYMLAHD
- a CDS encoding exodeoxyribonuclease VII small subunit, which produces MSDTPVEEMNFETAMAELEKVLGQLERGDVALDESISLYERGAALKARCEAKLKEAEEKVAAITLDGDGNPTGSTPVEGL
- a CDS encoding polyprenyl synthetase family protein, whose product is MSFSERKPFPSALATAGTMASVQIDAALDGTSGPIAAAMMYASQGGKGLRAFLVLETARLHHIAPLAAAPAAGAIEAIQAYSLVHDDLPCMDDDDLRRGRPTVHRKWDEATAVLAGDALQTLAFELVAQTDCPDAGRLDLMTSLARAAGIRGMVGGQALDIAAETADAPLSLDEIITLQDGKTGALIQWSAMAGPRMAQADTGALETYARNLGLAFQIADDILDVEGDVATLGKAVGKDANAGKATFVSLLGLDGAKQRAQGLVDAACDALTVYGDEAETLREAARFVISRKS
- the dxs gene encoding 1-deoxy-D-xylulose-5-phosphate synthase, producing MTDTPNTPLLDRVTRPADLKQFNDAELTQIASEVRAETVSAVSVTGGHLGAGLGVVELTVALHAVFDTPRDKIIWDVGHQCYPHKILTERRDRIRTLRQKDGLSGFTKRSESPYDPFGAAHSSTSISAALGFAVARDLGGVVPEGLGDAIAVIGDGSMSAGMAYEAMNNAGHLKKRLIVILNDNEMSIAPPVGAMSAYLSRLYAEEPFQEFKAVAKGAVNLLPYPFREGAKRAKDMLKGMTVGGTLFEQLGFSYLGPIDGHDMDQLLPVLRTVKARATGPILIHVMTKKGKGYGPAEQARDKGHGVSKFNVVTGEQKKAPSNAPSYTRVFADSLLQEAADDDKICAITAAMPDGTGLNLFAERYPSRCFDVGIAEQHGVTFSAALAAGGMKPFCALYSTFLQRGYDQVVHDVAIQRLPVRFAIDRAGLVGADGATHAGAFDIAYLTNLPGFVVMAAADEAELKHMVATAAAYSDGPIAFRFPRGEGNGVEMPERGQALEIGKGRIITKGARVALLSFGTRLAEVEKAAEALAAKGIMPTIADARFAKPLDRNLILDLAASHEALITIEEGAVGGFGSHVAQLLADEGVFDKGLKYRSMVFPDTFIDHANPTDMYAAAGMNADQIETKVLDVLGIGRINVQSA
- a CDS encoding ion transporter, with protein sequence MTLQEKLTKHLASDRVRNFILGIIIFNSIILGLETSKVVMAQMGRLILLLDGLCLAIFVIELLAKIYAYRGRFFKDGWNVFDFVIIGISLVPVAQGFSALRALRILRVLRVVSAAPRLRRVVEGFITALPGMGSVFLLMALIFYIGAVIATKLFSDTFPEWFGTLGNSGYSLFQIMTLESWSMGIVRPVMEVFPHAWLFFIPFIMVTTFAVVNLLVGLIVNSMQDAHHEESNASTDAYREDMTARLTAIEAHLAVLAKQRQD
- a CDS encoding SDR family oxidoreductase; amino-acid sequence: MEKTLLSLGHGFSGRALAARLVPQGWCIVGTTRSTEKLAGIAKTGVEPLLWPGSDIAPLIAEFPNILVSAGPAQDGDPVLAQMHAALAEAAPMMRWLGYLSTTGVYGDHQGGWVDETTPLNPSTKRGQARIEAEAAWAAIPNLPLHIFRLAGIYGPGRGPFAKVRKGTARRIIKEGQVFSRIHVEDIAQALELSIAAPDPVSIYNLCDDDPAPPQDVIRHAAELLGLPIPPAVNFEDAEMTPMARSFYAESKRVRNDHAKVALGWVPKYPDYRSGLAAMLAADQALDD
- a CDS encoding YjbF family lipoprotein, with the protein product MTQKMRSLLVGFAAIVILAGCSSENQKETPLRDVFAGSLKEAVGDRNAELRPVVTVTPKMLAETKIAALQVNPEKAGGSDFLRRVAQRRDSVPGVVEIWSSSDRAQVFLRGGVLVGTRGVGTDIISSNAGATVNAIARRGSGAGQRSYVVSNGDNSTTEIVLNCQIDNLGTEEIIIVNQSFTTSHLRETCTGGPTGDTNIINQYWVQNSSGLVKKSRQWAGPASGYFELILLKN